A genomic segment from Acipenser ruthenus chromosome 5, fAciRut3.2 maternal haplotype, whole genome shotgun sequence encodes:
- the kcnk1b gene encoding potassium channel subfamily K member 1b — protein MLQSLSSNSCVRLIQSNKSTWYFFFLVLGYVLYLIFGAVVFSSVELPYEDLLRQDLRNVKRQFLQENECLSEERLEEFLEKALEASNYGVSVLNNATANWNWDFTSALFFASTVLSTTGYGHTVPLSDGGKAFCIIYSVIGIPFTLLFLTAVVQRIMVYVTRGPVTYIHTRWGFSKQLVALVHALVLGLVTASCFFFIPAAAFSSLEDNWNFLESFYFCFISLSTIGLGDYVPGEGYNQKFRQLYKIGITFYLMLGLIAMLVVLETFCELQELKQFRKMFYVKKEKAEDRVHIIDHEHLSFSSVSDQAASLREDKLNEPFMDVPPLTYSASDFSSLNR, from the exons ATGTTACAGTCTCTATCCAGTAACTCGTGTGTACGGCTGATACAAAGCAATAAATCGACAtggtatttcttttttctggtcctcggctatgtactgtatttaatcttCGGGGCCGTGGTTTTCTCCTCGGTCGAGCTGCCTTATGAGGACCTGCTCAGGCAGGACCTGAGGAACGTGAAGAGGCAGTTTTTGCAGGAGAACGAATGCCTGTCAGAAGAGAGACTCGAGGAGTTCTTGGAGAAGGCACTGGAGGCCAGCAATTACGGGGTTTCGGTGCTGAACAACGCGACAGCGAACTGGAACTGGGACTTCACCTCGGCTTTGTTCTTTGCTAGCACTGTCCTGTCCACTACAG GTTATGGCCACACAGTCCCCCTCTCAGACGGAGGAAAAGCCTTCTGTATAATTTACTCTGTGATCGGGATCCCTTTCACTCTACTGTTTCTCACGGCTGTGGTACAGCGTATCATGGTGTACGTCACCAGAGGTCCGGTTACGTACATTCATACCCGCTGGGGTTTTTCAAAGCAGCTGGTCGCCCTGGTCCATGCTTTGGTACTGGGACTCGTTACTGCATCATGCTTTTTTTTCATCCCAGCAGCAGCGTTCTCTTCTCTCGAAGATAACTGGAATTTCTTAGAGTCTTTCTACTTCTGCTTTATCTCTCTCAGCACAATCGGTCTGGGAGACTACGTGCCAGGGGAAGGTTACAATCAGAAGTTCAGACAGCTTTATAAAATCGGGATTACAT TTTATCTAATGCTGGGTCTAATCGCAATGTTGGTAGTTCTGGAGACATTCTGTGAACTGCAGGAGTTGAAGCAGTTTCGGAAGATGTTCTACGTGAAGAAGGAAAAAGCAGAAGACCGCGTCCACATCATCGATCACGAACACCTTTCATTCTCCTCCGTCTCCGATCAAGCCGCTTCCTTGAGGGAGGACAAATTAAACGAGCCCTTTATGGATGTACCACCATTAACTTACAGTGCCTCTGACTTCTCTTCACTGAACAGATAG